DNA sequence from the Amycolatopsis sp. Hca4 genome:
CGACGCGAGAAAGCGTTCGAAAAAAGGGGGATAATCCGGCACGCGCCCAAGGTGAGAAATTGATTCAGGTGGGGAATTCGTGGACACCGGAACTGTTTTTCGCGGATCGGCCGGTGCTCATCGGCTGTCCGCAGCGGGAGTGGCAAAGCGGCGCAGGCCGGGCGTGGCCGCACCGACAATCGCCACCGCCAGCACGCACAGCACGCCGCCGCTGAGCAACGCGAACGTCCCGGACGTCGCGCCCGCGACGAGCCCGCCGCGCAGGTTGCCGAGGTCCGGGCCCGCCTGGCCGACGATCTGCTCGGCGGCGGAAACCCGGCCGAGCAGGGCGTCCGGGGTGGCCAGCTGGACGAGCGCGCCCCGCGAGACGACCGAGACCGTGTCGGCCGCGCCCGCCAGGACCAGGCAGGCCAGCCCGAGCCACGGGTCCGGGGCCAGCCCGAACCCGGTCAGCGCCAGTCCCCACCCGGCGGAGCCCGCGAGCATCACCCGCCCCGGCCGCGGCAGCCGCGTGAAGGTCCCGGAGAAGACGGACGCGACGACCCCGCCGACCGCGACGGCCGAGAGGAACAGGCCCAGGGTGCGCGGATCGCCGTCGAAGCGTTCGGCGTTGACGAGCGGGAACAGGCTGACCGGCATGGAGAGCACGGTGGCGGCGAGATCGGTGAGCAGCGCCCCGCGCACGACGGGCGTCCGGACGAGGAAGGCGAGCCCGTCGAGCACCCCGCGCACCCCGGGCCGCGACGGCTCACCGCCGGGCCGCATCGGCGGGAGGCCGAAGAGGCCGTGGAAGGCGAGGCAGAAGGTGAGCGCGTCGACGAGGTAGCAGCCGCCGACGCCGGCCCAGCCGAGGACGAGCCCGCCGAGCGCGGGGCCGAGCAACATCGCGCCCTGGAAGGCGATCCGCCCCAGAGCGAGCCCGGCGGGCAGCTGGCCGGGCGGCAGCAGCCGCGGAACGAAGGTCCGCGCGGCGGGCCCACCACAAGCGACGAAGCACGATTGGACGGCAACGAGCCCGAGCACCGCGACGACCGGCACGTCACCGAGAAACCCCTGCACGGCGAGGAGGACCGAGCAGACGGCCTGCCCGGTGGCGGCGACGATGGCGACTTTCCGCCGATCGACCCGGTCCACGACGGAGCCGGCGAACAACCCGAGAAGGACGAGGGGAAGCGCTTGAGCCAGCCCGACGGCCCCGGTCCAGGTGGTGCTCCGGGTCTGTTCCCAGACCTGGAACATCACGGCGACGAGGGTCATCTGGCTGCCGAAGCCGGAGAAGACCCGGCCCAGCCAGAGCCGGCGGAAGGCGGGTGAGGTGCGGAGCGGGGTGAGGTCGACGAGCGCGCGGGTCAGGGGCATGGCCGGATCACGGGCGAATTGTAACAGCGCTTATGCAATTGGGGAGAGCTTACCGCTCGCCGCCGCGAAGGCACCGCGGCCGCCGGCCGGGCGGTCACAGCCTCACCAGCGCCGCAGCCCAGTCCCCATCCTGAGATTCACTGATCCCGCCCGACCGGCAGTCACCCGTGCCGGTCGAGGCCCTCGGGCGCTACGCCCCGGTCAGCTTCGGCGCCGTCGCCCGCCCCGCCGTCCCCTGGCCCGCCATCGCCGAAATCAGGTGCGCCGACCTCAGCACCGCATCCCGCAGCAGGGCCGCGCTGTCCTGGGCCCGCGCCGGCGTCAACACGAACCCCGCGCTGGTGTGCTCGCCCCAGCCCGTCATCACGTGCGGCTCACCGAACCCCCGCACCGGGCACGGCAGCGGCGGCGCCACCGGCAGGTGCGCGTCGCTCGCCAGGAGGCTCACGTCGGCGCGGCCCGCCTGCTCCGGCACCCGCGCGGCGCGGGACGGTGGCGCCTGGTGCGCCACGACGAGTGCCCGCGGGACCCCCAGTCCCGCGGCCACCCGGCGCTGGGCCAGCCGGTAGGCGACCAGGGCACCGAGCCCCGCGCCGAACAGCACGTGCGGGCTCTCGAGCGGCCCCGCCAGTTCCCCGGCCAGGGCCTCGACCAGCAGCCACATGTCCCGGTAGGGATGCTCGTCCCGGCGTTCGCCCCGCCCGGGCAGCTCCACGACCTGCACCGCGATCCGCGGATCGCGCCAGGCGCGGTAGCGGCCGGCGGCTTCCCCGGCGTCCGGGAAGCAGACGAACAACAGACGCTGGACGTCGTCACGGTCCACCCGTGGCCTCCCTTCCGACCTGCCCGGAGATAGGGTCGGCCACGGCACTTCCGTTTCGCTTCGGTCCGTCTTCCGGGGGTATCTCGTGCGCTACCGCCTGCTGGGACCGGTCACGATCCACGGCGACACGGGACCGATCCGCCCCGGCGGCCAGAAGCAGACCTCCGTGCTGGCCGCGCTGCTGCTGAACGCGAACCGCGTCGTCACCGAGGACAGGCTCATCGACCTGACCTGGGGCGAGAACGCGCCGCCGAGCGTGCGCGGGCGGCTGCAGGTGCACATCTCCGAACTGCGGAAGCTGCTCGGGCGGGACGTCATCGTGCGGCGGGCGCCCGGCTACCTCATCGAGGTCGCGCCCGGCGACCGCGACCTCGACGTCTTCGACGAGGAGGTCGCCAAGGCCAGGGCCACCTCCGGGGCGGCGGCCGCCGCGCACCTGCGGGCCGCGCTGGCGCTGTGGGAAGGCACCCCGCTCGGCGGGGTGAGCGAATCGCTGGCCGAGTACGAGGGCCCGGCGCTGGCCGAACGCCGGCTCGTCGCCCTGGAGGAGCTCTACGAGCAGGAACTCGTCGCGGGACGGCACGGCGAGGTCGTCGGCGAACTGCGGCGGCTCGTCGACGAACACCCGTTCCGGGAGCGGCTGCGGGCCGCGCTGATGCTCGCGCTGCACCGCTGCGGCCGCAGCCCGGAAGCCCTCGAGACCTACACGCGCGCGCACGAACTGCTCGTCGAGGAACTGGGCATCGAGCCCGGCCAGGCCCTGCAGGACCTGCGGATGCGGATCCTGCGCGGCGAGGGCGAGCCCGCCCCGCCCGCCGCCGCGCCGCGGCCCGCCGAGCTGCCACTGGACGTCCGCGGGTTCGCCGGCCGGGCGCCGGAGCTGGCCGCGCTCGACCAGCCCGGGGACGTCTGGGTGATCACCGGCACCGCCGGCGTCGGGAAGACCGCGCTGGCCGTGCACTGGGCCCACACCGCGCGGACGCGCTACCCCGACGGCCAGCTGTACGTGAACCTGCGCGGCTTCGACGCCGACGACGAGCCGCTCACCCCCGCCGCCGCGCTCGCGCAGCTGCTGCGGACCCTCGGCGTCGACCTGCGGGACGTGCCGTCCGGGGTCGACGACCAGAGCAAGCTCTACCGGTCGCTGCTGGCCGACCGGCAGGCGCTGGTGGTGCTGGACAACGCCCGGGACACCGCGCAGGTGCTGCCGCTGCTGCCGTCGTCGGGGCGGGTGCTGGTGACCAGCAGGCACCGGCTCGACGAGCTCGTCGCCCGCGTCGGCGCGCGGTCGCTGGGCCTGACGCAGCTGCGCGAGGCCGATTCTCGGGCGCTGCTGACCGCGCTGCTCGGGGACCGGACCGCCGCCGAGCCGGACGCGGCCGACGAGCTGGCCCGGCTCTGCGGCCACCACCCGCTGGCCCTGCGGATCGCCGCCGCGAACACGGGCGTGGCCAGCATCGGCGAGCTGGTCGACGAGCTGCGCGGTGACCCGCTGGCGCACCTGGGCTTCGACGGGGAAAGCGCCGTCGCCAACGCGTTTTCGGTGTCCTACCAGGCGCTGACGCCCGAGCTGCGTCAGGCGTTCCGGCTGCTCGCGCTGGTGCCGGGGCCTGACTTCACGGCGATCGCCGCGGCGGCCCTGCTGGAGGTGCCCGCCGAGGAGGCGACCCGGCGGCTGCGCGGGCTGATCGCCGCGAACCTCCTGGAGGCGCACGCGCCCCGGCGCTACCGCTTCCACGACCTGGCCCGCCGGTACGCCGAGCGGTGCGTCCGCGCGGAGGAGGACGAGCCCGCGCGTGAGGCGGCGTGGGAGCGGCTGTTCACCGGCTACTGCGCGGCCGCGGACGCGGCGGTCGCGCTGCTCGGCGCGCGGATCGTGGCGCTGCCCCGCGAGGACGCACCCTCGGCGCCGAGCCCGGTGGCCTTCGCGGACGCCGCCTCGGCGGTGGCCTGGCTCGACGTCGAGGTCCCGAACCTGTCGGCGGCCCTGCGGCAGGCGGCGGCGCGCGGGCCGTACCCGGGCGCCTGGTACCTCGCCGACGCGTTGCGCCGGTTCTTCCACGACCACGGGCGGCGCGCGGAGTGGCTCGAGCTGGCGCCGATCGTGCTGCGCGCGGCGCAGGACCACGGCGCCCGGCCCGCCGAAGCGCTGGTCCAGCTGTCCATCGGCGGGGCGTACTTCCGCGAGGGGCAGCACGAAGCGGGCATCCGCCACACGGAGAAGGCGGTGCTGGCCAGCCGGGCGTGCGGCTGGCGGCAGTGCGAGGCCACGGCGGTGGCGAACCTCGGCGCGATGCTGGAGTGGACCGGGCGGCTGTCGGAGGCCGTGGAGCACAGCCGGCGGGCGATCCAGCTGTTCCGCGAGCTGGGCAACCGGTCGGGCGAGGCGCTGGCGCTGAACTCGCTGAGCTGCCACTACCGGCAGCTGGGCCGGCTCGAGCAGGCGGAGGACTGCCTGGTCGAGGCGATCGCACTGGCCCGCAAGGAGGACCTGGCCTTCTGGGAGGCGGCCAACCTCGCCGACCTCGGCTGGGTCCTGCTGGCCACCGGACGGCTCGCGGAGTCCGGCGAGGTCCTGGACCAGGCACTGGGCGCGTTCCGCGACCTGAAGTCCAGCTTCGGCGAGGCAACGGCGTTGAACGTGGTGAGCGCACTGCAGATCGCCCGCGGCGACCACGCGGCGGCGGCAGTGACGGCGGAGGCGGCACTGGAGTGCGTCCGCCGCGACGGCGACCGCCAGGTGGAGGTGGCGGCGCTGATCGCACTGGGCCGAGCGGAGGAAAGCCGCGGCGACCTGCGCGCGGCGGAGAAGGTGCTGAGGGCGGCCCGGGCGCTGACGGAGGAGTCGGGCTTGCGAGGCCAGCAGGCCGAGGCGGCGGCCACGTTGGCCCGAGTCCTGGCGGCGGACGGCCGCCCGGACGAAGCGGGCGAACACGCCCGGACGGCGCTGGACGCGGCCCGGGCGGGCGGGTTCCGCCTGGTGGAGGCGCAGGCACTGCTGGGACTGGCGGCGGTCCAGGAGGCGGCGGGCCGGTCGATCCTGGCCGGCGGGACGGCCCGGGAGGCCCAGGCGCTGTACCGCGCGGTGGGGCACGCGACGGGGGAAGCCCTCGCGGGTGAGTTTTTGACCCGCCTCGGCGACCGGGCAAAGGGCTGAGCCGCCAAGCGCCTGCGCAAGCGGGCCGACGGGCGCCCGCGGCCCCCTGACCTGGGCGCGAACGGCCCCGCGAGCGGAATCGACCACCGGCCGAGCGGGCCCGGCGACCGTAATCGCCGCTGCCCACTCACACCTCCTCGGCACCCCGGCAGCGAAGCCACCTTTCCCCGCCCCCGCCACCGGGACCACCGGCCGAAGGCTGAACCGCCACCTGCCTCCGCAAGCGAGGCCGGCGGGTGCCCGCGGCCCCCTGACCTGGGCGCGAACGGCCCCGGGAGCGGAATCGGCCACCGGCCGAGCGGGCCTGGCGACCGGAATCGCCGCCGCCCACTCACACCTCCCCGGCGCGCCCGGCAGCGAAGCCACCCTTTCCCGCCCCCGCGCCCGGGACCACTGGCGGAGCAAGCTCACAGCGCGATCCCGAGCCACCCTCACCAAGCCACAACCCAGCGATCCACCCCCGCCGAACCCCCCTCAGCCCGCGGAAAAGCCGCCTTACCGACACTTTGCCCAGCCTCCCCCAGCCCTCAGGTGACCCGCTCCGGGTGTTACCCCGCCGGGCGGGGCGCGACATACTGAAGGCATGCCCCGTCCGAAACACGTCGCCGCGAGCGATCTGCGTCTGCCGGACGCGCTGCAGCCGGGGCGGCCGAAAGGCGATCAGCTCCGGGAAATCCTCGAAAGCGCCGCCGCGGAGGCCGGGCCCGGGCGGCTGATGCCGTCCGAACGGTTCCTCGCCGAGCACTTCCAGGTCGCCAGGGGCACCGTGCGGCAGGAGATCAACCGCCTGGTCGCCGACGGCGTCCTGTACCGCCAGCACGGCACCGCCACCTTCACCGCCGAACGGCAGGCCGCGCACATCGACATGCTGACCTCGTTCACCGAGGACATGCAGGCCCGCGGGGTCGTCCCGAAGACGAAGGTGCTGCACGCCGAGGTCGAGAGCGCCGGCCCCCGCATCGCCGGGCGGCTGAACGTGCCGCCCGGCGCGCGGGTGTTCCGGCTGGAACGCCTCCGCTACGTCGAAGACGAGCCGTTCGCCGTCGAGCGCACCAACCTCTCCGTCGACCGGTTCCCCGACATCGAGCTGTTCGACTGGGAGACCCAGTCCCTGCACCGCACGATCGAGGAGCGCTGGGGCGTGCGCCCCGAGTGGAACGACACGGCGATCTCCGCGGTCCTGCCCAACAGCCACGACGCCGCCCTGCTCGGCATCGAGGCCACCCAGCCGTGCCTGATCATCGAGGGCACGCTGCACGACCAGAGCGGCGGCGTGATCGAAGCGGGCCGCTCGCTCTACCGGGCGGACCGCTACACCGTCTTCACGCAGGCGCGCCGCAGCCCGGCCACCTGAACACCCCTAGCAGCGGCCGGCCTGGTGCGCCCGCAGCACCTTGAGGCAGTGCTCCACCAGCTCGTCCCCCGCCTCCGGCCGGAACAGCGTCACGTACGACTCGTAGATCCCCTCGCGGTGACCGTCCGCGTCCGGGAGGTAGCCGAGGTACCCGTCCGTGTAGCCGATCACCCGGGTGTGGCGGAACGGGCTGCCGCGCCGGATCCGCAGGCCGAGGGACGCGAACAGCTCGAACGGCGTGTGCAGCCAGGCGATCTCCCCCAGCGACACCACGCTCACCGGCACCTC
Encoded proteins:
- a CDS encoding thioesterase II family protein; its protein translation is MDRDDVQRLLFVCFPDAGEAAGRYRAWRDPRIAVQVVELPGRGERRDEHPYRDMWLLVEALAGELAGPLESPHVLFGAGLGALVAYRLAQRRVAAGLGVPRALVVAHQAPPSRAARVPEQAGRADVSLLASDAHLPVAPPLPCPVRGFGEPHVMTGWGEHTSAGFVLTPARAQDSAALLRDAVLRSAHLISAMAGQGTAGRATAPKLTGA
- a CDS encoding GntR family transcriptional regulator, translating into MPRPKHVAASDLRLPDALQPGRPKGDQLREILESAAAEAGPGRLMPSERFLAEHFQVARGTVRQEINRLVADGVLYRQHGTATFTAERQAAHIDMLTSFTEDMQARGVVPKTKVLHAEVESAGPRIAGRLNVPPGARVFRLERLRYVEDEPFAVERTNLSVDRFPDIELFDWETQSLHRTIEERWGVRPEWNDTAISAVLPNSHDAALLGIEATQPCLIIEGTLHDQSGGVIEAGRSLYRADRYTVFTQARRSPAT
- a CDS encoding MFS transporter yields the protein MPLTRALVDLTPLRTSPAFRRLWLGRVFSGFGSQMTLVAVMFQVWEQTRSTTWTGAVGLAQALPLVLLGLFAGSVVDRVDRRKVAIVAATGQAVCSVLLAVQGFLGDVPVVAVLGLVAVQSCFVACGGPAARTFVPRLLPPGQLPAGLALGRIAFQGAMLLGPALGGLVLGWAGVGGCYLVDALTFCLAFHGLFGLPPMRPGGEPSRPGVRGVLDGLAFLVRTPVVRGALLTDLAATVLSMPVSLFPLVNAERFDGDPRTLGLFLSAVAVGGVVASVFSGTFTRLPRPGRVMLAGSAGWGLALTGFGLAPDPWLGLACLVLAGAADTVSVVSRGALVQLATPDALLGRVSAAEQIVGQAGPDLGNLRGGLVAGATSGTFALLSGGVLCVLAVAIVGAATPGLRRFATPAADSR
- a CDS encoding BTAD domain-containing putative transcriptional regulator gives rise to the protein MRYRLLGPVTIHGDTGPIRPGGQKQTSVLAALLLNANRVVTEDRLIDLTWGENAPPSVRGRLQVHISELRKLLGRDVIVRRAPGYLIEVAPGDRDLDVFDEEVAKARATSGAAAAAHLRAALALWEGTPLGGVSESLAEYEGPALAERRLVALEELYEQELVAGRHGEVVGELRRLVDEHPFRERLRAALMLALHRCGRSPEALETYTRAHELLVEELGIEPGQALQDLRMRILRGEGEPAPPAAAPRPAELPLDVRGFAGRAPELAALDQPGDVWVITGTAGVGKTALAVHWAHTARTRYPDGQLYVNLRGFDADDEPLTPAAALAQLLRTLGVDLRDVPSGVDDQSKLYRSLLADRQALVVLDNARDTAQVLPLLPSSGRVLVTSRHRLDELVARVGARSLGLTQLREADSRALLTALLGDRTAAEPDAADELARLCGHHPLALRIAAANTGVASIGELVDELRGDPLAHLGFDGESAVANAFSVSYQALTPELRQAFRLLALVPGPDFTAIAAAALLEVPAEEATRRLRGLIAANLLEAHAPRRYRFHDLARRYAERCVRAEEDEPAREAAWERLFTGYCAAADAAVALLGARIVALPREDAPSAPSPVAFADAASAVAWLDVEVPNLSAALRQAAARGPYPGAWYLADALRRFFHDHGRRAEWLELAPIVLRAAQDHGARPAEALVQLSIGGAYFREGQHEAGIRHTEKAVLASRACGWRQCEATAVANLGAMLEWTGRLSEAVEHSRRAIQLFRELGNRSGEALALNSLSCHYRQLGRLEQAEDCLVEAIALARKEDLAFWEAANLADLGWVLLATGRLAESGEVLDQALGAFRDLKSSFGEATALNVVSALQIARGDHAAAAVTAEAALECVRRDGDRQVEVAALIALGRAEESRGDLRAAEKVLRAARALTEESGLRGQQAEAAATLARVLAADGRPDEAGEHARTALDAARAGGFRLVEAQALLGLAAVQEAAGRSILAGGTAREAQALYRAVGHATGEALAGEFLTRLGDRAKG